Proteins from a single region of Sphingomonas swuensis:
- the tuf gene encoding elongation factor Tu — protein sequence MAKAKFERNKPHVNIGTIGHVDHGKTSLTAAITKVLAKHGGGTAVDFANIDKAPEERERGITISTAHVEYETAARHYAHVDCPGHADYVKNMITGAAQMDGAILVVSAADGPMPQTKEHILLAAQVGVPTMVVFLNKVDQVDDPELLELVELEIREELSKRGFDGDNIPIVAGSALAVLEDRDENIGEEAILKLMQAVDDWIPQPERPLDKPFLMPIEDVFSISGRGTVVTGRVETGIVKVGEEVEIVGIKDTKKTVVTGVEMFRKLLDQGQAGDNIGALIRGVGRDEVERGQVLCKPGSITPHTDFSAEVYVLSKDEGGRHTPFFANYRPQFYFRTTDVTGEVTLPEGTEMVMPGDNVTLGVKLIAPIAMDQGLRFAIREGGRTVGAGVVGTITK from the coding sequence ATGGCGAAGGCGAAATTCGAGCGGAACAAGCCGCACGTGAACATTGGCACCATCGGTCACGTCGACCATGGCAAGACGTCGCTGACCGCAGCGATCACCAAGGTGCTGGCCAAGCATGGCGGCGGCACCGCCGTCGACTTCGCCAACATCGACAAGGCGCCGGAAGAGCGCGAGCGCGGCATCACCATCTCGACCGCCCACGTCGAGTATGAGACCGCCGCCCGCCACTACGCGCACGTCGATTGCCCGGGCCACGCCGACTATGTGAAGAACATGATCACCGGCGCCGCGCAGATGGACGGCGCGATCCTGGTCGTGTCGGCTGCCGACGGCCCGATGCCGCAGACCAAGGAGCACATCCTGCTCGCGGCGCAGGTCGGCGTTCCGACCATGGTCGTCTTCCTCAACAAGGTCGACCAGGTCGACGATCCCGAGCTGCTCGAGCTGGTCGAGCTGGAAATCCGCGAGGAGCTTTCCAAGCGCGGCTTCGACGGCGACAACATTCCGATCGTCGCCGGTTCGGCGCTGGCGGTCCTGGAAGATCGTGACGAGAACATCGGCGAGGAAGCGATCCTCAAGCTGATGCAGGCCGTCGACGACTGGATCCCGCAGCCGGAGCGTCCGCTCGACAAGCCGTTCCTGATGCCGATCGAGGACGTGTTCTCGATCTCGGGCCGCGGCACCGTCGTGACCGGCCGCGTCGAGACCGGCATCGTCAAGGTTGGCGAGGAAGTCGAGATCGTCGGCATCAAGGACACCAAGAAGACCGTCGTCACCGGCGTCGAGATGTTCCGCAAGCTGCTCGACCAGGGCCAGGCCGGCGACAACATCGGTGCGCTGATCCGCGGCGTCGGCCGTGACGAAGTCGAGCGTGGCCAGGTTCTCTGCAAGCCGGGCTCGATCACTCCGCACACCGACTTCTCGGCCGAAGTGTACGTGCTGTCGAAGGACGAGGGTGGCCGTCACACGCCGTTCTTCGCCAACTATCGTCCGCAGTTCTACTTCCGCACCACCGACGTGACCGGCGAAGTGACCCTCCCCGAGGGCACCGAGATGGTCATGCCGGGCGACAACGTGACCCTCGGCGTCAAGCTGATCGCCCCGATCGCGATGGATCAGGGCCTCCGCTTCGCCATCCGCGAAGGCGGCCGCACCGTCGGCGCCGGCGTGGTGGGCACCATCACCAAGTAA
- the fusA gene encoding elongation factor G, translating to MARSHPLERYRNIGIMAHIDAGKTTTTERILYYTGKSYKIGEVHEGTATMDWMEQEQERGITITSAATTCKWKAEDGQGEEHLINIIDTPGHVDFTIEVERSLRVLDGAVACFDGVAGVEPQSETVWRQADKYKVPRMCFVNKLDRTGADFYYCVDTIVERLGARPAVLYLPIGMEGGFKGLVDLVNNRAIIWLEESLGAKFEYQDIPDDLKEKAAKYRSDLIEIAVEQDDDAMEAYLEGNEPDTATLKKLIRKGTLAMDFVPIVCGSAFKNKGVQPLLDAVVDYLPSPLDIPPVDGVKPGTEEADTREASDEAPFSALAFKIMNDPFVGSLTFTRIYSGTLSKGSYLNSVKDKKEKIGRMLLMHANSREDIDEARAGDIVAIAGLKETTTGDTLCDPAKPIVLERMEFPEPVIEVAVEPKTKADQEKMGVALNRLAAEDPSFRVTSDHESGQTIIKGMGELHLEILVDRMKREFKVEANVGAPQVAYREYLGKPVDIDYTHKKQSGGTGQFGRVKVKLTPGERGSGIVFKDEIKGGNIPKEYIPAIEKGFRETAATGSLVGFPIIDFEINLYDGAYHDVDSSALAFEITGRGAMREAAQKAGIKLLEPMMKVEVVTPEDYLGDVIGDLNSRRGQIQGTDSRGNAQVVEAMVPLANMFGYVNQLRSFTQGRAQYSMQFSHYDEVPQNVAEEVKAKLA from the coding sequence ATGGCCCGCAGCCATCCGCTCGAGCGTTATCGTAATATCGGCATCATGGCGCACATCGACGCCGGCAAGACGACGACCACCGAGCGAATCCTCTACTACACCGGCAAGTCCTACAAGATCGGCGAGGTCCACGAGGGCACCGCGACCATGGACTGGATGGAGCAGGAGCAGGAGCGCGGGATCACGATCACGTCGGCCGCGACCACCTGTAAGTGGAAGGCCGAGGACGGTCAGGGCGAAGAGCATCTGATCAACATCATCGACACGCCCGGCCACGTCGACTTCACCATCGAAGTCGAGCGTTCGCTGCGCGTGCTCGACGGCGCTGTCGCCTGTTTCGACGGCGTTGCCGGCGTCGAGCCGCAGTCGGAAACCGTGTGGCGCCAGGCGGACAAGTACAAGGTCCCGCGGATGTGCTTCGTCAACAAGCTCGACCGCACCGGTGCCGATTTCTATTATTGCGTCGACACCATCGTCGAGCGCCTGGGTGCGCGCCCGGCCGTGCTGTACCTGCCGATCGGCATGGAGGGCGGCTTCAAGGGTCTCGTTGACCTGGTCAACAACCGCGCGATCATCTGGCTTGAGGAGTCGCTTGGCGCGAAGTTCGAATATCAGGACATCCCCGATGACCTGAAGGAGAAGGCCGCCAAGTATCGCAGCGACCTCATCGAAATCGCCGTCGAACAGGACGACGATGCGATGGAAGCGTATCTGGAGGGCAATGAGCCCGACACCGCCACGCTCAAGAAGCTGATCCGCAAGGGCACGCTGGCGATGGACTTCGTTCCGATCGTCTGCGGCTCGGCATTCAAGAACAAGGGCGTCCAGCCGCTGCTCGACGCCGTGGTCGACTATCTGCCGAGCCCGCTCGACATTCCGCCGGTCGATGGCGTCAAGCCGGGTACCGAGGAAGCCGACACCCGTGAGGCGTCGGACGAGGCGCCCTTCTCGGCGCTGGCGTTCAAGATCATGAACGATCCGTTCGTCGGCTCGCTGACCTTCACCCGCATCTATTCGGGCACGCTGTCCAAGGGCAGCTACCTGAACTCGGTGAAGGACAAGAAGGAAAAGATCGGCCGCATGCTCCTCATGCACGCCAACTCGCGTGAGGACATCGACGAGGCGCGTGCGGGCGACATCGTCGCGATCGCGGGTCTCAAGGAGACCACCACCGGCGACACGCTGTGCGATCCGGCCAAGCCGATCGTGCTCGAGCGGATGGAGTTCCCCGAGCCCGTCATCGAGGTCGCGGTGGAGCCGAAGACCAAGGCCGACCAGGAGAAGATGGGCGTCGCCCTCAACCGCCTGGCCGCCGAGGATCCCTCGTTCCGCGTCACCTCGGACCACGAGAGCGGCCAGACCATCATCAAGGGGATGGGCGAGCTCCACCTCGAGATCCTGGTCGATCGCATGAAGCGCGAGTTCAAGGTCGAGGCCAACGTCGGCGCGCCGCAGGTCGCCTACCGCGAGTATCTCGGCAAGCCGGTCGACATCGACTACACCCACAAGAAGCAGTCGGGCGGCACCGGCCAGTTCGGCCGCGTCAAGGTCAAGCTGACCCCGGGTGAGCGCGGTTCGGGCATCGTCTTCAAGGACGAGATCAAGGGCGGCAATATTCCCAAGGAATATATCCCGGCGATCGAAAAGGGCTTCCGCGAGACGGCTGCCACGGGCTCGCTGGTCGGCTTCCCGATCATCGACTTCGAGATCAACCTCTACGACGGCGCCTACCATGACGTCGACTCGTCGGCGCTGGCGTTCGAAATCACCGGTCGCGGTGCGATGCGCGAAGCGGCCCAGAAGGCCGGCATCAAGCTGCTCGAGCCGATGATGAAGGTCGAGGTGGTGACTCCCGAGGATTACCTCGGCGACGTCATCGGCGATCTGAACAGCCGTCGCGGCCAGATCCAGGGCACCGACAGCCGGGGCAATGCCCAGGTCGTCGAGGCGATGGTCCCGCTGGCGAACATGTTCGGCTACGTGAACCAGCTGCGTTCCTTCACCCAGGGACGCGCTCAGTACTCGATGCAGTTCTCGCACTATGACGAGGTTCCGCAGAACGTGGCGGAAGAGGTCAAGGCGAAGCTGGCGTAA
- the rpsG gene encoding 30S ribosomal protein S7 gives MSRRRRPEKREILPDPKFGDITLSKFMNSVMLDGKKSVAESIVYGALDVVETRLKKDPIGVFHDALNNVKPGIEVRSRRVGGATYQVPVEVRDVRAQALAIRWLITAARARSEKTMAARLSGELMDASQNRGNAVKKREDTHRMAEANRAFSHYRW, from the coding sequence ATGTCCCGTCGTCGTCGCCCAGAAAAGCGCGAGATCCTGCCGGACCCGAAGTTCGGTGACATCACCCTGTCGAAGTTCATGAATTCGGTCATGCTCGATGGCAAGAAGTCGGTCGCCGAGAGCATCGTCTACGGTGCCCTCGACGTGGTCGAGACCCGTCTCAAGAAGGACCCGATCGGGGTCTTCCACGACGCGCTCAACAACGTGAAGCCGGGCATCGAGGTCCGCAGCCGCCGTGTCGGTGGCGCGACCTACCAGGTCCCCGTCGAGGTCCGTGACGTCCGCGCCCAGGCGCTTGCGATCCGCTGGCTGATCACCGCCGCCCGCGCCCGCAGCGAGAAGACCATGGCCGCCCGCCTGTCGGGTGAGCTGATGGACGCCTCGCAGAACCGCGGCAACGCGGTCAAGAAGCGCGAAGACACGCACCGCATGGCCGAAGCGAACCGCGCCTTCAGCCACTACCGCTGGTAA
- the rpsL gene encoding 30S ribosomal protein S12, producing MPTINQLIRKGREPQKAKSKVPAMDQNPQKRGVCTRVYTTTPKKPNSALRKVAKVRLTNQREVISYIPGEGHNLQEHSVVLIRGGRVRDLPGVRYHVLRGVLDTQGVKDRRQSRSKYGAKRPK from the coding sequence ATGCCAACGATCAACCAGCTGATCCGCAAGGGTCGCGAGCCGCAGAAGGCCAAGAGCAAGGTCCCTGCGATGGACCAGAACCCGCAGAAGCGCGGCGTTTGCACCCGTGTCTACACCACGACCCCGAAGAAGCCGAACTCGGCGCTGCGCAAGGTGGCCAAGGTCCGCCTGACCAACCAGCGCGAAGTCATCAGCTACATCCCGGGTGAGGGCCACAATCTTCAGGAGCACTCGGTGGTCCTGATCCGTGGCGGCCGTGTGCGCGACCTTCCGGGTGTCCGCTACCACGTGCTTCGCGGCGTGCTCGACACCCAGGGTGTCAAGGACCGTCGTCAGTCGCGCTCGAAGTACGGCGCCAAGCGCCCGAAGTAA
- a CDS encoding cupin domain-containing protein — protein MSDTKTTKQGYCADIEEATIANNDFRRVLYTGEHLQLVLMSLAPGEEIGEETHEDRDQFFRFEEGEGVVVIDGKENRVEDDTAVIVPAGARHNVKNTGEEPLQFYTLYGPPEHKDKVVHKTKAQAEADHDNDEWDGKTSE, from the coding sequence GTGAGCGACACCAAGACGACCAAGCAGGGCTATTGCGCGGACATCGAGGAAGCGACGATCGCCAACAACGACTTCCGCCGCGTGCTCTACACCGGCGAGCACCTCCAGCTGGTGCTGATGAGCCTCGCTCCGGGCGAGGAGATCGGCGAGGAGACGCACGAGGACCGCGACCAGTTCTTCCGCTTCGAGGAAGGCGAGGGCGTGGTCGTGATCGACGGCAAGGAGAACCGGGTCGAGGACGACACTGCGGTGATCGTGCCCGCCGGCGCCCGCCACAATGTGAAGAACACCGGCGAGGAGCCGCTCCAGTTCTACACCCTCTACGGTCCGCCCGAGCACAAGGACAAGGTCGTCCACAAGACCAAGGCGCAGGCCGAGGCCGACCACGACAATGACGAGTGGGACGGCAAGACCAGCGAGTGA
- a CDS encoding DUF4142 domain-containing protein, whose protein sequence is MNKVLLTAVATGVLALSACKQSGTTVSNNQTQGMADEAPVENSGLGNGMADGNMGGAANASANQAYVQDAATSDMFEIQSSQIALDKATLPSAKTYAQMMIDEHGKSTSELKAAAQSAGLTVPTALPADKQAQVEALRALSGAGFDQRYLADQRAGHQETLAKVNSYLASAPAGPLKDHAAKVTGVVQKHLNALEKIK, encoded by the coding sequence ATGAACAAGGTACTTCTGACTGCGGTGGCGACAGGCGTCCTCGCCCTCTCTGCCTGCAAGCAATCGGGGACGACCGTCTCCAACAACCAGACGCAGGGCATGGCCGACGAGGCGCCGGTCGAGAACAGCGGGCTCGGCAATGGCATGGCAGACGGCAACATGGGCGGTGCGGCGAACGCCTCGGCGAACCAGGCTTATGTCCAGGATGCCGCGACCAGCGACATGTTCGAGATCCAGAGCAGCCAGATCGCGCTCGACAAGGCGACCTTGCCGAGCGCCAAGACCTACGCCCAGATGATGATCGACGAGCATGGCAAGTCGACCAGCGAGCTCAAGGCCGCGGCGCAGTCTGCCGGGCTGACGGTCCCGACCGCTCTCCCCGCCGACAAGCAGGCGCAGGTCGAGGCACTTCGGGCGCTGTCGGGCGCAGGCTTCGACCAGCGCTACCTTGCCGACCAGCGCGCCGGGCACCAGGAGACTCTGGCCAAGGTCAACAGCTACCTCGCGTCGGCGCCGGCCGGTCCTCTCAAGGACCATGCCGCCAAGGTCACCGGGGTAGTCCAGAAGCACCTCAACGCACTGGAGAAGATCAAGTGA
- a CDS encoding metal-dependent hydrolase family protein: MKKLLLALLGSVMATAPASAEKVVVTADRMVDVLTGKVVDYPAVFIGDDGRITSIADARTVRWSSEVRHIDLAGTTLLPGFIDMHVHLDSPADIGGYRGLEFTDSFFGMTAVGNAKAMLDAGFTTVRNVGSQNRNDIGLKQAIDEGYAVGPRIVPAGFALGATGGHCDSTFLPPSLEKANKEEGVADGVEELRYQVRRQRKYGAEVIKVCATGGVFSRNTEPGQQQLSETELRAIADEAHQWGLRVAAHAHGADGIKAAVRAGIDTIEHASLADAEGLRLCAQRARPCWFSMDIYNTDYTQAEGRKNGVLEDNLRKDREIGELQRQNFRRAHQAGVRMVFGSDAGVMPHGLVGRQFGTMVRYGMTPLQAIQAATRNGAEALGREKDVGAIAVGRFGDLVAVSGNPLADVAPLASPVAVVKGGVLVRGPKP, encoded by the coding sequence ATGAAGAAGCTGCTGCTCGCGTTGCTCGGTTCGGTGATGGCGACGGCGCCGGCCTCGGCCGAGAAGGTGGTGGTGACCGCCGACCGGATGGTCGACGTGCTGACCGGCAAGGTGGTCGACTATCCCGCGGTCTTCATCGGCGACGACGGGCGGATCACTTCGATCGCCGACGCGCGCACGGTCCGCTGGTCGAGCGAGGTCCGCCACATCGACCTTGCCGGGACGACGCTGCTGCCCGGCTTCATCGACATGCACGTCCACCTCGACAGCCCGGCCGACATCGGCGGCTATCGCGGGCTCGAGTTCACCGACAGCTTCTTCGGCATGACCGCGGTCGGCAATGCGAAGGCGATGCTCGATGCGGGTTTCACCACCGTCCGCAACGTCGGCTCGCAGAACCGCAACGACATCGGGCTGAAACAGGCGATCGACGAAGGCTATGCGGTGGGCCCGCGGATCGTCCCGGCAGGCTTCGCGCTCGGTGCGACCGGCGGCCACTGCGACTCGACCTTCCTTCCTCCGAGCCTCGAGAAGGCCAACAAGGAAGAAGGTGTCGCCGACGGAGTCGAGGAGCTCCGCTACCAGGTCCGGCGGCAGCGCAAATATGGCGCCGAGGTGATCAAGGTCTGCGCCACCGGCGGGGTCTTTTCGCGCAACACCGAGCCCGGCCAGCAGCAGCTGAGCGAGACCGAGCTTCGCGCCATCGCCGACGAGGCGCACCAGTGGGGACTTCGGGTCGCCGCCCACGCGCATGGCGCGGACGGGATCAAGGCGGCGGTGCGTGCGGGGATCGACACGATCGAGCATGCCAGCCTTGCCGATGCCGAGGGGTTAAGGCTGTGCGCGCAGCGCGCACGACCCTGCTGGTTCTCGATGGATATCTACAACACCGACTACACCCAGGCCGAGGGCCGCAAGAACGGCGTGCTTGAGGACAACCTCCGCAAGGACCGCGAGATCGGCGAACTGCAGCGGCAGAACTTCCGCCGCGCGCATCAGGCGGGCGTGCGGATGGTGTTCGGCTCGGACGCCGGCGTGATGCCGCACGGCCTCGTCGGCCGGCAATTCGGGACGATGGTGCGCTACGGAATGACGCCGTTGCAGGCGATCCAGGCGGCGACCCGCAACGGAGCCGAGGCGCTCGGCCGCGAGAAGGACGTCGGTGCGATCGCGGTCGGGCGCTTCGGCGACCTCGTCGCGGTTTCGGGCAATCCGCTCGCCGACGTCGCCCCGCTCGCCAGTCCGGTCGCGGTGGTCAAGGGCGGGGTGCTGGTCCGGGGACCCAAGCCCTAA
- a CDS encoding LLM class flavin-dependent oxidoreductase, translating to MIPLSVLDLAPIPQGSEAGDALRNSADLAAHAEKLGFKRYWMAEHHSMPGIASAATAVALAFVGANTSTIRIGSGGIMLPNHAPLTIAEQFGTLEALYPGRIDLGLGRAPGTDQAAAHALRRNLASDANQFPQDVLELQSYLRGGEQRVRAVPGEGMDIPLWILGSSTFGAQLAAMLGLPYAFASHFAPAQMMDAIAVYRETFRPSAQLAKPYVMLGFNVIAADSDEEAELLATSIQQAFVALRTGTPGKLPPPLPGFADTLPLQAKAMLDQLLSCSAIGSPETVRRKTLDFIERTGADELIVTAQIHDHQARRRSYALLAEAVMTEPALA from the coding sequence ATGATCCCGCTGTCAGTCCTGGACCTCGCCCCGATCCCTCAAGGCTCGGAGGCCGGAGACGCGCTGCGCAACAGCGCCGACCTTGCCGCCCACGCCGAGAAGCTCGGCTTCAAGCGCTACTGGATGGCCGAGCATCACAGCATGCCCGGGATCGCCAGCGCGGCGACCGCGGTCGCCCTCGCCTTCGTCGGCGCCAACACCTCGACCATCCGCATCGGTTCGGGCGGGATCATGCTCCCCAACCACGCACCGCTGACCATCGCCGAGCAGTTCGGAACGCTTGAGGCGCTCTATCCCGGACGGATCGACCTCGGGCTCGGCCGGGCGCCCGGCACCGACCAGGCCGCCGCTCATGCGCTCCGCCGCAACCTTGCATCGGACGCCAACCAGTTCCCGCAGGACGTGCTCGAGCTGCAGTCCTACCTTCGCGGCGGCGAGCAGCGGGTGCGGGCAGTGCCCGGCGAAGGCATGGACATTCCGCTGTGGATCCTCGGATCGAGCACCTTCGGCGCGCAATTGGCGGCGATGCTCGGCCTGCCCTACGCCTTCGCCTCGCACTTCGCCCCGGCGCAGATGATGGACGCGATCGCCGTGTATCGCGAGACCTTCCGGCCTTCGGCGCAGCTCGCTAAGCCCTATGTCATGCTCGGCTTCAACGTCATCGCCGCCGACAGCGACGAGGAAGCCGAGCTGCTCGCCACCTCGATCCAGCAGGCGTTCGTCGCGCTTCGCACGGGCACGCCGGGCAAGCTCCCGCCGCCCCTGCCCGGCTTCGCCGACACGCTGCCGCTGCAGGCCAAGGCGATGCTCGACCAATTGCTGTCCTGCTCGGCGATTGGCAGCCCGGAGACGGTCCGTCGCAAGACCCTCGACTTCATCGAGCGGACCGGGGCCGACGAGCTGATCGTCACCGCGCAGATCCACGACCACCAGGCCCGCCGCCGCTCCTACGCGCTGCTTGCCGAAGCGGTGATGACAGAGCCCGCGCTGGCCTGA
- the lpdA gene encoding dihydrolipoyl dehydrogenase, with translation MADTYDLIVLGSGPGGYVAAIRAAQLGLKVAIVERENLGGICLNWGCIPTKALLRSAEILHYAQHAQDYGLKLAGKIEADLAAVVTRSRGVAKQLNQGVTHLMKKNKITVHMGVGTMTGPTSMTVKSDKGEEQLSAKHVILALGARARDLPFAPADGKRIWTYRHAMTPAEMPTKLLVIGSGAIGIEFASFYNDMGAEVTVVEMLDRIVPVEDSEVSAFLEKSLTKQGIKIMTGAGVDSIAASGSGIKAQIKGKDGKVGSHDFSHCIVAVGIVPNTENVGIDTLVEMDRGFIQIDPYGRTKSKGLWAIGDCTPGPWLAHKASHEGVTAAEAIAQDLGNKEVHPHVLDRANIPGCTYCHPQVASVGMTEAKAKEAGHEVKVGKFPFIGNGKAIALGETEGFIKTVVDSKTGELLGAHMIGAEVTELIQGYVVGKTAELIDEDYARTIFPHPTLSEMMHESILAADGRVLHM, from the coding sequence ATGGCTGATACCTACGACCTCATCGTGCTCGGCTCGGGCCCGGGCGGCTATGTCGCGGCGATCCGCGCGGCGCAGCTCGGGCTGAAGGTCGCCATCGTCGAGCGCGAGAACCTCGGCGGAATCTGCCTCAACTGGGGCTGCATCCCGACCAAGGCGCTGCTCCGCTCGGCCGAGATCCTGCATTACGCGCAGCATGCGCAGGATTATGGGCTGAAGCTCGCGGGCAAGATCGAGGCCGATCTGGCGGCGGTGGTGACGCGCAGCCGCGGGGTGGCCAAGCAGCTCAATCAGGGCGTCACGCACCTGATGAAGAAGAACAAGATCACCGTGCACATGGGCGTCGGGACGATGACCGGTCCGACCAGCATGACCGTCAAGAGCGACAAGGGCGAGGAGCAGCTCAGCGCCAAGCACGTCATCCTGGCCTTGGGCGCCCGGGCGCGCGACCTCCCGTTCGCGCCCGCCGACGGCAAGCGCATCTGGACCTACCGCCACGCGATGACCCCGGCCGAGATGCCGACCAAGCTGCTGGTCATCGGCTCAGGCGCGATCGGGATCGAGTTTGCGAGCTTCTACAACGACATGGGTGCCGAGGTGACCGTGGTCGAGATGCTCGACCGGATCGTGCCCGTCGAGGATTCCGAGGTCTCCGCCTTCCTCGAGAAGAGCCTGACCAAGCAGGGGATCAAGATCATGACCGGCGCGGGGGTCGATTCGATCGCCGCCTCGGGCTCGGGGATCAAGGCGCAGATCAAGGGCAAAGACGGCAAGGTCGGGAGCCACGACTTCAGCCACTGCATCGTCGCGGTCGGGATCGTCCCCAACACCGAGAATGTCGGGATCGACACGCTGGTCGAGATGGACCGCGGCTTCATCCAGATCGATCCCTACGGCCGGACGAAGTCCAAGGGTTTGTGGGCGATCGGCGACTGCACGCCGGGACCGTGGCTGGCGCACAAGGCGAGCCATGAGGGCGTCACCGCCGCCGAGGCGATCGCGCAGGATCTCGGCAACAAGGAGGTGCACCCGCATGTCCTCGACCGGGCGAACATTCCGGGCTGCACCTATTGCCACCCGCAGGTGGCATCCGTGGGGATGACCGAGGCCAAGGCCAAGGAAGCCGGCCACGAGGTCAAGGTCGGCAAGTTCCCCTTCATCGGCAACGGCAAGGCGATCGCGCTCGGCGAGACCGAGGGCTTCATCAAGACGGTGGTCGATTCGAAGACGGGCGAGCTGCTCGGCGCGCACATGATCGGCGCGGAGGTGACCGAGCTGATCCAGGGCTATGTGGTCGGCAAGACCGCCGAGCTCATCGACGAGGATTATGCGCGGACGATCTTCCCGCACCCGACGCTCAGCGAGATGATGCACGAGAGCATCCTCGCCGCCGACGGGCGCGTCCTCCACATGTAG